A genomic segment from Saprospiraceae bacterium encodes:
- a CDS encoding riboflavin synthase: MFTGIIEALGSVEKIEKEGSNVHFTIASPISNELKIDQSVSHNGVCLTVVRQTGQTHTVTAILETLERSSLGLWKEGDKVNLERAMIAGSRLDGHMVQGHVDTTGTCVKVETLDGSWYYHFRYQPTPAHLLVDKGSICINGVSLTVVQARDDLFTVAIIPYTYQHTTFNSLAPGDLVNLEFDVIGKYIAKYLAVYGNGEGMYSRI, from the coding sequence ATGTTTACAGGTATCATCGAGGCTTTAGGCTCGGTAGAAAAAATTGAAAAGGAAGGCTCAAATGTGCATTTTACGATTGCCTCTCCTATTTCAAATGAGCTCAAAATAGATCAAAGTGTTTCGCATAACGGCGTTTGCCTCACAGTGGTCAGGCAAACAGGACAGACCCATACCGTTACAGCCATTTTGGAAACCCTGGAACGGTCCAGCCTTGGCCTATGGAAGGAGGGTGATAAAGTAAACTTGGAAAGGGCTATGATAGCTGGCAGCCGATTGGATGGACATATGGTGCAAGGCCACGTTGATACAACTGGCACCTGTGTCAAGGTGGAAACCTTGGATGGAAGTTGGTATTATCACTTTCGCTACCAACCCACGCCAGCGCACCTCCTAGTAGATAAAGGCTCTATTTGTATCAATGGTGTTAGCCTTACGGTCGTCCAGGCCCGTGATGATTTATTCACTGTCGCTATTATTCCTTATACGTACCAACATACGACTTTTAATAGCCTGGCTCCGGGTGATTTGGTCAACCTGGAGTTTGATGTGATAGGAAAATACATTGCCAAATACCTGGCTGTTTATGGAAATGGAGAAGGCATGTATAGTCGGATATGA
- the rfbC gene encoding dTDP-4-dehydrorhamnose 3,5-epimerase yields MPFNETNIPGLIVFEPKVWGDYRGYFFESYNQLTFQEAGIHVTFVQDNEAKSSYGVLRGLHYQIEPYAMAKLVRVIEGEVLDVVVDIREGSPTFGESFSIHLSAENKKQLFVPKGFAHGYVCLSETVIFSYKVDNFYSRVHEGGIIYNDPKLNIDWQINHEDLIISEKDHQLPLFNQHRKFIQLEKAR; encoded by the coding sequence ATGCCATTCAATGAAACAAACATTCCTGGCCTAATCGTTTTCGAGCCAAAGGTCTGGGGAGACTACAGAGGTTACTTTTTTGAAAGTTACAACCAACTTACCTTTCAAGAGGCCGGTATTCATGTCACTTTTGTTCAGGACAATGAAGCCAAATCCTCCTATGGGGTCCTCAGGGGCTTGCATTATCAAATCGAACCCTACGCCATGGCGAAGTTGGTCCGTGTGATTGAAGGAGAAGTACTCGATGTCGTTGTTGATATTCGCGAAGGCTCTCCAACTTTCGGAGAATCTTTTAGTATCCACCTGAGTGCTGAAAATAAAAAACAATTGTTTGTACCTAAAGGCTTTGCCCATGGCTATGTTTGCCTCAGCGAAACGGTGATTTTCAGTTATAAAGTGGACAACTTTTATTCCAGGGTGCATGAAGGCGGAATTATCTATAATGACCCAAAATTGAATATTGATTGGCAGATTAATCACGAGGACCTGATTATCTCTGAAAAGGATCATCAATTACCACTTTTTAATCAACACCGTAAGTTTATCCAACTGGAAAAAGCCCGCTAG
- the der gene encoding ribosome biogenesis GTPase Der, with translation MGNIVAIVGRPNVGKSTLYNRLIGQRQAIIDDTSGVTRDRQYGASYWNGKNFTVIDTGGFVQNSEDVFEAAIRSQVKIAIEEASILIFMVDVTTGITDLDEQVAEMLRKSDKAVLLAVNKVDNSQRQLEANEFWSLGFEETFFLSSITGSGTGELLDALTDKIEEEPEFAEGLPKIAILGQPNVGKSSLTNALLGEERNIVTDIAGTTRDSIHTKYSKFGKEFLLIDTAGIRKKAKVHENLEFYSVMRAIKALDEADVCMLMIDAQAGVEAQDLSIFRLAIKRNKGIVILVNKWDLLPKETNTARDFEKEIRNRLAPFNDVPVIFTSVVEKQRIFKAVEAALEVYENRQRKIKTSELNELMLGIIERTPPPAYRGRLIKIKYVTQLPTYYPAFAFFCNSPKQVNESYRNFLENQLRKNFNFTGVPISVFFREK, from the coding sequence ATGGGGAATATAGTAGCTATTGTGGGGCGGCCAAATGTCGGAAAATCGACCTTATATAATCGCTTGATCGGCCAACGACAAGCCATTATTGATGACACGAGTGGTGTCACCAGGGATCGACAATACGGTGCAAGTTATTGGAACGGAAAAAATTTCACGGTCATTGATACAGGCGGATTCGTGCAAAATTCGGAAGATGTATTCGAAGCAGCCATTCGTTCTCAGGTCAAAATCGCCATCGAAGAAGCCAGTATTTTAATTTTCATGGTGGATGTCACCACTGGCATTACCGATCTGGATGAGCAGGTAGCCGAAATGCTCAGAAAATCGGATAAAGCCGTATTGCTAGCCGTAAATAAAGTGGATAATTCTCAGCGGCAGCTGGAAGCCAACGAGTTTTGGAGCCTCGGATTTGAGGAAACTTTTTTCCTCTCTTCGATCACAGGCAGTGGAACAGGAGAGCTCCTGGATGCTTTAACCGATAAAATTGAGGAAGAACCAGAATTTGCAGAAGGTCTGCCGAAAATTGCCATTCTGGGGCAACCAAATGTCGGCAAGTCTTCATTGACAAATGCATTGCTAGGCGAAGAGCGAAATATTGTGACGGACATTGCTGGAACCACCCGCGATTCTATTCACACCAAATACAGCAAATTTGGTAAAGAATTTCTTCTGATTGATACTGCTGGTATTCGTAAAAAAGCAAAGGTTCACGAAAACCTGGAATTCTATTCTGTCATGCGCGCCATTAAGGCTTTAGATGAAGCAGATGTCTGCATGTTAATGATTGATGCCCAAGCAGGTGTTGAAGCACAAGATTTAAGTATCTTCCGATTGGCAATAAAACGAAACAAAGGGATCGTTATCCTCGTAAACAAATGGGATTTGTTACCAAAAGAGACGAATACCGCTCGTGATTTTGAAAAAGAAATTCGTAACCGATTGGCTCCTTTCAATGACGTACCGGTGATTTTTACCTCCGTTGTAGAAAAACAACGCATTTTTAAAGCCGTCGAAGCTGCTTTGGAAGTGTATGAAAACAGACAACGGAAAATAAAAACTTCTGAACTCAATGAATTGATGCTGGGTATTATCGAACGCACACCTCCACCAGCCTACAGAGGGCGCCTGATAAAAATAAAGTATGTAACGCAGCTGCCCACCTACTATCCGGCTTTTGCTTTTTTTTGCAATAGCCCAAAACAAGTAAATGAAAGCTACCGCAATTTTTTGGAAAATCAACTTCGCAAAAATTTCAACTTCACAGGGGTACCTATTTCTGTTTTCTTCAGAGAGAAATAA
- a CDS encoding succinylglutamate desuccinylase/aspartoacylase family protein — protein sequence MNEPTNFIIHNQTIEPGENKMIRLPVGELPSGNKIGIRAHVFRSKNPGPAFLILGGVHGDEINGVEIVRRSLQQNFFENLKAGSVIAIPILNIYGFINFSREVPDGKDVNRSFPGTTKGSLASRMARILTKRILPLIDFGVDFHTGGNNHYNYPQVRFSPKDSRAEELAKVFGARYTLPMSPIGKSLRKVALDQKKSILVFEGGENLRYDGLSIEHGLAGIQRLLFHHQMIESAPKATANSLFHHTTWIRASKGGLFLWSKRSGQPVRQGEPIGRINDPFGTGPHTTIYAPHDGHIIGHNNTPVINPGDALFHIAY from the coding sequence ATGAACGAACCCACCAACTTTATCATTCATAACCAAACTATTGAACCGGGGGAGAACAAAATGATCCGTTTGCCCGTTGGAGAGCTACCCTCTGGTAATAAAATTGGGATCCGCGCCCATGTTTTCAGGAGCAAAAACCCAGGGCCTGCCTTTTTAATCCTTGGCGGCGTACATGGAGACGAAATCAATGGTGTAGAGATTGTACGTCGTTCCTTACAGCAAAATTTTTTTGAAAATTTAAAAGCAGGGAGTGTCATTGCCATTCCGATTCTGAATATATATGGCTTTATCAACTTCTCCAGAGAAGTCCCCGATGGTAAGGATGTCAACCGCAGTTTTCCAGGCACAACCAAAGGTTCTCTGGCCTCCAGAATGGCCCGCATCCTCACTAAACGGATTCTGCCCTTGATAGATTTTGGAGTAGACTTTCATACGGGCGGAAATAACCATTACAATTACCCGCAGGTCAGGTTTAGCCCCAAAGATAGCCGTGCCGAGGAATTGGCCAAAGTTTTTGGCGCTCGCTACACCTTGCCCATGAGCCCGATCGGCAAATCACTGCGCAAGGTCGCCCTTGATCAAAAAAAGTCCATCCTCGTTTTTGAGGGTGGTGAAAACCTCCGTTATGATGGCCTTTCCATTGAACATGGTTTAGCGGGCATCCAACGCTTATTGTTCCACCATCAAATGATCGAATCTGCCCCCAAGGCAACAGCAAATAGTCTTTTTCATCATACCACCTGGATAAGAGCTTCCAAGGGGGGCTTGTTTTTGTGGAGTAAAAGATCAGGCCAACCCGTCAGGCAGGGAGAACCAATAGGTCGAATCAATGACCCCTTCGGCACAGGGCCCCACACCACTATTTATGCACCGCATGATGGGCATATCATTGGGCATAATAATACACCGGTGATTAATCCTGGAGATGCGCTGTTTCACATTGCTTATTGA
- a CDS encoding M20/M25/M40 family metallo-hydrolase, producing the protein MPYPFVKLISVITCSILLSSLSAQIDKTQLLKDLEILSSDEYAGRATGENEKARTYLVNQLKGITPAYSTLIDTFGFLDFMKKQHTGHNVVAKISGTKFPKHYIVLSAHYDHLGIRNGNIYNGADDNASGTAALLALVAHFKKNPPKHSILFAFFDAEELGLKGADRFVEDPPVERDQILLNINMDMISRNQDNTINICGLYDFPKLNQVLKKVIKQHELTITTKHEGPEYTGSDNWTMSSDHGMFLKRGIPYLYFGVEDHPGYHKPTDDFAFINPDFFYAVTTFVGLTATRFDQTWKKRRKV; encoded by the coding sequence ATGCCATATCCATTTGTTAAATTAATAAGCGTTATCACTTGCTCAATCTTGCTTTCCAGCTTATCGGCTCAAATTGACAAAACGCAACTGCTAAAAGATTTGGAAATTTTATCTTCTGATGAATATGCAGGTAGAGCTACAGGCGAAAATGAAAAAGCCAGAACTTATTTAGTAAACCAGCTCAAGGGGATCACTCCGGCCTACAGTACCTTGATTGATACCTTTGGATTTCTGGACTTTATGAAAAAGCAGCATACGGGTCATAATGTTGTTGCTAAAATTAGCGGAACCAAATTCCCAAAGCACTATATCGTTTTATCTGCGCACTATGACCACCTAGGCATTCGGAATGGAAACATTTATAACGGTGCGGATGATAATGCTTCGGGAACGGCGGCACTCTTGGCCCTTGTTGCCCATTTTAAGAAAAATCCACCTAAACACAGCATCCTCTTTGCTTTTTTTGACGCAGAGGAGCTTGGCCTAAAAGGCGCCGATCGGTTTGTAGAGGACCCACCAGTGGAACGAGATCAAATCTTGCTCAACATCAACATGGATATGATCAGCAGAAACCAAGACAATACTATTAATATTTGTGGTTTATATGATTTCCCAAAACTTAACCAAGTCTTGAAAAAGGTCATAAAACAGCATGAGCTTACCATTACCACCAAACACGAAGGTCCGGAATATACGGGCTCCGATAATTGGACAATGTCCAGTGACCATGGCATGTTTCTCAAGCGGGGAATACCCTATTTGTATTTTGGTGTAGAAGACCATCCCGGATACCACAAACCAACGGATGATTTCGCATTTATAAATCCTGATTTTTTTTACGCCGTGACGACATTCGTTGGTCTTACCGCAACACGTTTTGACCAAACCTGGAAGAAGCGCCGGAAGGTATAA
- the rfbD gene encoding dTDP-4-dehydrorhamnose reductase: MQTPTLLITGANGQVGQELLQLAPQFPQFNLIGVGSTQLDITDKKAVDAFFATQTIHYCINCAAYTAVDKAENDTQQATAVNVEGVRHLAMACQQYGAPLIHLSTDYVYHHSSPYPITEDAPTLPQSVYAQTKLDGENVGLTLHHPTMVIRTSWVYSSFGHNFVKTMLRLGQERAELKVVFDQIGTPTYAKHLAEAILQIIDQVQQQKITPQTLHGIFHYSNEGVCSWYDFATIIFQMAKINCQVFPIESKDYPTPAKRPPFSVLNKGKIKATFGLSIPHWTIGLNSCLAALDR; this comes from the coding sequence ATGCAAACCCCCACATTGCTTATTACTGGCGCCAATGGACAGGTGGGCCAGGAATTATTACAGCTAGCACCTCAGTTCCCTCAATTTAATTTGATAGGCGTCGGTAGCACACAATTAGATATTACCGATAAAAAGGCAGTGGATGCTTTTTTCGCTACCCAAACTATTCATTATTGTATTAACTGCGCAGCCTATACGGCGGTAGATAAAGCAGAAAACGATACGCAGCAAGCAACAGCAGTCAATGTCGAGGGCGTTCGCCACCTTGCAATGGCTTGCCAACAATACGGTGCACCGCTCATCCATTTATCCACCGACTATGTGTACCACCACAGCAGCCCCTATCCTATCACAGAGGATGCTCCCACCCTGCCACAAAGTGTATATGCACAAACCAAATTGGATGGAGAAAACGTCGGCCTCACCCTACATCATCCGACCATGGTGATCCGTACTTCTTGGGTATATTCCTCCTTTGGCCACAACTTTGTTAAAACCATGCTACGCCTTGGCCAAGAACGAGCTGAACTTAAGGTCGTTTTTGATCAGATCGGAACCCCAACTTACGCCAAACACCTCGCAGAGGCCATCCTGCAAATCATTGACCAAGTGCAGCAACAAAAAATAACACCTCAAACACTGCATGGTATCTTTCACTATAGCAACGAAGGTGTCTGTAGTTGGTACGATTTTGCAACCATTATTTTCCAAATGGCAAAGATCAACTGTCAGGTATTTCCCATCGAATCGAAAGACTATCCCACTCCGGCCAAACGACCACCTTTCAGCGTCCTGAATAAAGGCAAAATAAAAGCAACTTTTGGACTGAGCATTCCCCATTGGACGATTGGACTAAATTCCTGTTTAGCAGCTTTAGATAGATAA
- a CDS encoding vanadium-dependent haloperoxidase, giving the protein MRLLLYCLIFCSVWIVGCEAINPNFQAEASDASFFHRSMKQLTDVIVHDIFSPPVASRIYAYPSIAAYEVAIHGDSSYQSLVGQLNGLTELPQPEAGATYCYPLASIHAFLTVGQKFIFSEDTIQRFRDKIDQEFKALKIPKAVYDRSIAYGGEVARAIIDWAGKDNYNQTRTYPKFAILDEPARWQPTPPDYMDGIEPHWREIRPFVLDSAMQFSPPPPTPFDMDKNSQFYQEMMEVYHALDEDQENRLEIARFWDCNPYVSHHTGHVMYATKKITPGGHWIGIAKIACEKKGTDFLETVSTYMLTSVALADAFISCWDEKYRSNLIRPETVINRHVDEEWLPALQTPPFPEYTSGHSVISRSAAIALTSLFGENFSFEDDTEEEYGLTVRSFTSFKHASEEAALSRLYGGIHYRPAIDNGVAQGEKVGRFVVANVKIKK; this is encoded by the coding sequence ATGAGGTTGCTGTTGTATTGCCTAATATTTTGTAGTGTTTGGATCGTGGGTTGTGAAGCCATTAATCCTAATTTCCAAGCAGAGGCCAGTGATGCGTCCTTTTTTCATCGTTCGATGAAGCAATTAACAGATGTAATTGTGCACGATATATTTTCTCCCCCAGTGGCTAGCCGGATTTATGCCTATCCTTCCATTGCTGCTTATGAAGTCGCTATTCACGGAGATAGTAGCTACCAAAGTCTGGTGGGGCAGCTCAATGGATTGACGGAACTGCCTCAACCTGAGGCAGGTGCTACCTATTGCTATCCCCTGGCAAGTATTCATGCTTTTTTGACGGTAGGGCAAAAATTCATCTTTTCAGAAGATACGATACAGCGTTTCCGCGATAAAATCGACCAGGAATTTAAAGCCTTGAAAATTCCTAAAGCGGTCTACGATAGATCAATTGCTTATGGTGGAGAAGTGGCCAGGGCCATTATTGACTGGGCTGGAAAAGACAACTATAACCAGACGAGAACTTACCCTAAATTTGCTATTTTGGACGAGCCTGCCCGCTGGCAACCCACTCCACCTGATTACATGGATGGCATTGAGCCGCATTGGCGTGAAATTCGGCCATTCGTACTGGATTCAGCCATGCAATTCTCGCCGCCTCCGCCAACCCCTTTTGATATGGATAAAAATAGCCAGTTTTATCAAGAAATGATGGAGGTGTACCATGCACTGGATGAAGATCAGGAAAATCGCCTGGAAATTGCCCGATTTTGGGATTGTAACCCATATGTGTCGCACCATACTGGCCATGTGATGTATGCTACCAAAAAAATAACGCCTGGTGGGCACTGGATAGGCATTGCTAAGATCGCTTGTGAGAAAAAAGGCACGGATTTTTTAGAAACAGTTTCAACCTATATGCTTACGTCCGTCGCGCTGGCAGATGCTTTTATCAGTTGTTGGGATGAAAAATACCGAAGCAATCTTATCCGTCCTGAGACGGTGATCAATCGCCATGTGGATGAAGAGTGGTTACCTGCCTTGCAGACGCCTCCTTTCCCGGAATACACCAGTGGACATAGTGTCATCTCTAGGTCCGCTGCCATTGCCTTGACTTCTCTGTTCGGTGAAAATTTTTCCTTTGAGGATGATACAGAAGAAGAATATGGTTTGACTGTTCGTTCGTTTACTTCCTTTAAGCATGCATCGGAAGAAGCAGCCCTTAGTCGCTTATATGGAGGTATCCATTATCGACCAGCGATTGACAATGGCGTGGCACAAGGCGAAAAAGTGGGGCGCTTCGTTGTGGCGAATGTGAAGATAAAAAAGTGA
- a CDS encoding gliding motility-associated C-terminal domain-containing protein: MMQKVYFLRLKLSILLLAPIWTIPLLATHNRAGEITVEQIGDCTESLTIRATIVTYTKASSRPADRDTLTICWGDGQCERVPRANGPGSPPQGIILENDTKFNIYTAFHTYLSRGSYVLSMNDPNRNAGILNVNFPNSDQVKFHIETRYTFPNPQFQGCNNSPVLLQPPIDIGCVGKVFTHNPNAFDSDGDSLSYHKIIPQQDVRLEVPNYQYPDEVSPGANNNLTIDEVTGDIVWDAPQRAGEYNYAIIIVEYRNGIPLDTIIRDMQILIEDCENEPPLISTSVEEICVIAGEVVEIQVVATAPIFESSQRVRLTALGGPFEVANSPATFLPDNNTFQNDPVNKTFRWQTTCDHIFDQYYSVVFRAVDNFFGDSSGLATLKTVRIKVVGPPPEDVRATAGSGQVEVSWKLPYVCEDAADNYFRGFTVWRREGSNNFPIDKCDPGLDGKGYTKLTPVPIKQVLNGRYYYLDPTVDRGRTYCYRILGEFARTTPGGLYTFNGAQSLPSAEVCVQLNRDIPLITNVDVQSTSNIDGSMEVCWSKPQVGDLDTLLNPGPYVYEVLRASGQTDNESDFQAIGVRFTSQYFALANDTCFIDNALNTAGEPYSYKINFYINGDELLGGTNAASSVFLNVTPTDNANRLTWTELVPWDNFQYLVLRENGLGTFDTIATVTESSYLDTGLSNGTNYCYKIVSIGSYGVEGVISPIINDSQVACSTPMDDVPPCPPELTVSNVCGTEIDCSNEDELFNTLAWISPAELCPEIGDDVQGYDIYYAPTETGTFTQIARIDDAFTTTFEHKPESGIAGCYKLVAYDSLGNTSAFSNTFCVDNCPTYFLPNAFTPNGDGQNDLFKPYPFCFIESIQFKVFNRWGQMVFETNDPNINWDGNNLAGKALASGTYYYTCIIFERRVAGITEAPGILSGYIELLRGN, translated from the coding sequence ATGATGCAAAAAGTCTATTTTTTACGCCTTAAATTATCAATATTACTCCTTGCTCCGATTTGGACCATCCCACTTTTGGCCACTCATAACCGAGCAGGAGAAATTACCGTAGAACAAATAGGTGATTGTACCGAAAGTTTAACGATCAGGGCGACGATTGTTACTTATACCAAAGCAAGTAGTCGACCCGCCGATCGGGATACCCTGACCATTTGTTGGGGAGATGGGCAGTGCGAACGCGTCCCCAGAGCCAATGGACCAGGAAGTCCTCCTCAAGGGATTATACTTGAAAATGATACCAAATTTAATATTTATACCGCTTTTCATACCTATCTCTCCAGAGGCTCCTACGTCCTCTCTATGAATGACCCTAATAGGAATGCGGGTATATTGAATGTTAACTTTCCTAATTCTGATCAGGTTAAATTTCATATTGAAACGAGGTATACTTTTCCAAATCCTCAGTTTCAGGGTTGCAACAATTCGCCCGTTTTGCTCCAACCTCCTATTGATATAGGTTGTGTGGGAAAGGTGTTTACGCACAACCCCAATGCGTTTGATTCAGATGGAGATAGCCTTTCTTACCACAAGATCATACCCCAACAGGATGTAAGGTTAGAGGTTCCCAATTATCAGTATCCTGATGAGGTGAGTCCCGGTGCCAATAATAACCTAACGATCGATGAAGTCACCGGAGATATTGTCTGGGATGCTCCGCAAAGAGCCGGTGAATACAATTATGCCATTATTATTGTAGAATATAGGAATGGAATACCGCTCGATACCATCATCAGAGATATGCAAATCCTGATTGAAGATTGTGAAAATGAACCGCCATTGATTAGCACTTCTGTAGAGGAAATATGCGTCATTGCAGGTGAAGTGGTCGAAATTCAAGTAGTGGCTACCGCTCCCATTTTTGAATCCTCTCAAAGGGTCAGGCTGACCGCATTAGGAGGGCCTTTTGAGGTGGCCAATTCCCCTGCTACCTTCCTTCCCGATAACAATACGTTTCAGAATGATCCTGTAAATAAGACTTTCCGTTGGCAAACGACCTGCGATCATATTTTCGATCAATATTATTCCGTGGTTTTCCGGGCCGTAGATAACTTTTTCGGTGATTCTTCGGGGCTGGCCACCCTAAAGACGGTTCGCATAAAGGTTGTCGGGCCGCCGCCGGAAGACGTCCGCGCTACAGCAGGCTCCGGCCAGGTGGAGGTGAGCTGGAAATTACCCTATGTTTGCGAGGATGCGGCGGACAATTACTTCCGTGGTTTTACCGTATGGCGCCGAGAGGGCAGCAATAATTTCCCGATTGATAAATGTGATCCCGGACTGGATGGAAAAGGCTATACCAAACTCACCCCGGTACCTATCAAGCAGGTACTTAATGGCCGGTATTATTACCTTGATCCTACCGTAGATCGGGGACGTACCTACTGCTACAGAATTCTCGGTGAATTTGCCCGAACGACACCTGGAGGGCTTTACACCTTTAATGGTGCCCAGAGCCTGCCTTCAGCAGAAGTTTGCGTTCAACTGAACAGAGATATTCCTCTTATCACCAATGTAGATGTCCAATCGACCTCAAATATAGACGGAAGCATGGAAGTCTGTTGGTCTAAACCACAAGTTGGCGACCTGGATACCCTGCTGAATCCAGGGCCTTATGTTTATGAAGTGCTCCGAGCAAGTGGACAGACTGATAATGAAAGTGATTTCCAAGCAATCGGTGTTCGCTTTACTAGCCAATATTTTGCCTTGGCAAACGATACATGCTTTATTGATAATGCCCTAAATACAGCTGGAGAGCCTTATAGCTATAAAATCAATTTTTATATCAATGGGGATGAACTCCTTGGCGGAACCAATGCCGCTTCTTCCGTATTCTTAAATGTGACCCCCACTGATAATGCTAATCGATTGACCTGGACCGAATTGGTGCCCTGGGATAATTTCCAGTACCTGGTATTGCGAGAAAATGGCCTTGGCACTTTTGATACGATTGCTACCGTCACGGAATCCTCGTATCTCGATACCGGCTTGTCCAATGGTACCAATTATTGTTATAAAATTGTAAGCATCGGTTCTTATGGCGTTGAAGGTGTCATTTCACCCATTATCAATGACTCCCAGGTGGCTTGTTCTACCCCAATGGACGACGTGCCTCCGTGCCCACCTGAGTTGACCGTGTCCAATGTTTGTGGTACCGAAATTGATTGTTCTAATGAAGATGAACTCTTCAACACCCTGGCATGGATAAGTCCTGCGGAACTTTGTCCAGAGATAGGAGATGATGTACAAGGGTATGATATCTATTATGCGCCAACCGAAACAGGAACATTCACCCAAATCGCACGAATTGATGATGCCTTTACCACCACCTTTGAGCATAAACCCGAATCAGGAATTGCCGGTTGCTACAAATTGGTAGCTTATGACTCATTGGGTAATACGAGTGCATTCAGCAATACTTTCTGTGTTGATAACTGTCCGACTTATTTTCTGCCCAATGCCTTTACACCTAATGGCGATGGTCAAAATGATCTATTCAAACCTTATCCTTTCTGCTTTATCGAAAGCATACAGTTTAAAGTTTTTAATAGATGGGGACAAATGGTTTTTGAAACAAACGATCCAAATATCAATTGGGATGGCAATAACCTTGCTGGAAAAGCCTTGGCTAGTGGGACCTATTACTATACCTGCATAATATTTGAACGGCGCGTTGCTGGCATCACAGAGGCACCTGGTATCCTAAGTGGTTACATTGAATTATTAAGAGGGAATTAA
- a CDS encoding DASS family sodium-coupled anion symporter, protein MLLKRIGLFLGPLVLLIVLLLPAPGGLEPKAWRVIAMGAFMLVWWVTEAVPLPVTALLPMVLLPLLGIGSMKAATAPYSNPIVFLFMGGFMIAIAMERWNLHRRIALNIVRITGTNANRIVLGFFLATASLSMWISNTATTVMMLPIAASVIDLLTKGESDYSPKQVRNFALTLMLGIAYSANIGGTATIIGTPPTVVFVGFMKDTYGVDVSFAKWMVLGLPFAAIMIALTYWVLVKLLYPNGMGKFEHAQQLIKTELHELGEMTIGEKRILAIFIGTALAWILRQPLDDLFPNIAISDTLIAMLATILLFVVPVNYTSGEFVLSWKDTHRLPWGILLLFGGGLSLAAALENVGIIGLVGAQFEAATASSFLILLGLTTVSLFLTEIMSNLALVVVFLPVVGGIAVGLDIPPILYGIPVTLAASCAFMLPMSTPPNAIVFASGHLSIPQMMKAGIVLNFMAILLIALIAKFLLPLLF, encoded by the coding sequence ATGCTATTAAAACGAATTGGTTTATTTCTGGGCCCCTTGGTATTGCTCATTGTTTTATTGCTCCCGGCTCCTGGCGGTTTAGAGCCAAAGGCTTGGCGCGTCATAGCGATGGGCGCATTCATGCTGGTCTGGTGGGTAACAGAAGCGGTACCCTTGCCCGTAACGGCTTTATTGCCAATGGTTTTGTTGCCACTTCTGGGCATTGGCAGTATGAAAGCAGCCACCGCTCCCTATTCCAACCCAATTGTTTTTTTATTCATGGGCGGCTTTATGATTGCTATCGCTATGGAGCGATGGAATCTTCATCGACGCATTGCACTAAACATCGTCCGCATAACAGGTACCAATGCCAATCGGATCGTCTTGGGTTTCTTTTTGGCGACGGCCTCGCTGAGCATGTGGATCAGCAATACAGCCACGACGGTCATGATGTTACCTATTGCCGCTTCGGTCATTGATTTACTGACCAAAGGAGAAAGCGACTATTCACCAAAACAAGTCCGCAATTTCGCGCTTACTTTGATGCTAGGGATCGCCTATTCGGCCAATATTGGTGGGACAGCTACGATTATTGGTACCCCACCGACGGTGGTATTTGTCGGCTTTATGAAAGATACGTATGGGGTGGATGTTAGTTTTGCGAAGTGGATGGTATTGGGGCTCCCTTTTGCCGCCATCATGATTGCCCTTACCTATTGGGTATTGGTCAAACTATTATACCCCAATGGTATGGGGAAGTTTGAGCATGCGCAGCAGCTCATTAAAACGGAGCTCCATGAACTAGGAGAAATGACCATAGGCGAAAAACGGATTTTAGCTATTTTTATAGGCACTGCTTTGGCTTGGATCTTAAGACAACCCTTGGACGATTTATTCCCTAACATTGCTATTAGCGATACCCTGATCGCCATGTTGGCCACCATTCTGCTGTTTGTTGTCCCCGTTAATTATACATCGGGCGAGTTCGTGTTGTCCTGGAAGGATACCCATCGCTTGCCCTGGGGCATTTTGTTGTTGTTTGGTGGCGGACTGAGCCTGGCCGCAGCGTTGGAGAATGTTGGGATTATTGGCCTGGTGGGAGCGCAATTTGAGGCCGCCACAGCAAGCTCTTTTTTGATTCTATTGGGTTTGACGACCGTCTCCTTATTTTTAACAGAAATTATGTCCAATTTGGCCTTGGTAGTGGTGTTTCTGCCGGTTGTAGGCGGTATAGCGGTTGGCTTGGATATTCCTCCCATCTTGTATGGCATTCCGGTGACATTGGCTGCGAGTTGTGCTTTTATGCTCCCCATGTCCACCCCGCCGAATGCTATTGTCTTTGCGAGTGGGCACCTGAGCATCCCTCAGATGATGAAGGCGGGAATCGTATTGAATTTTATGGCTATTTTATTGATTGCTTTGATTGCGAAGTTTTTGTTGCCGCTGTTGTTTTAG